From Montipora foliosa isolate CH-2021 chromosome 6, ASM3666993v2, whole genome shotgun sequence, a single genomic window includes:
- the LOC138007836 gene encoding gamma-aminobutyric acid type B receptor subunit 2-like has translation MKSKDRFVFAFLLIFCHYCQSKETLFIGGLFGLDTILGGWNSAGIIPAVQMAIDHINNSSQYLRDYHLELLIKDSKCSVGEAVRRSVEYISSGRPKIMFLGPGCSKAAIPVAEAIHYWNIVQIGFSNSSPLLSSKLLYPLYFRTNPSETFSNLGRIAILRRFKWKRVAILQQNNDVFTGISNSLVDLLEAANFSVLAYESFKDHPRFAIENLKKKDARVIFAFFYPYQHYITFCEAYKQGMYGPKYVWILISGRNQANWWKQQSHLVDCTPEQVRKGLSNNIGTGELKLSPLPGPTICGKTPQELYNTYRRRLNESGYTENTFASFGYDAAWTCALTLDASIQELEKQNLNLSDFTYSQANMSKIFVNTMKRISFRGMTGHVKFDSNNDRISKLEVRQIQGDTERRVGFYDMETGNYEDNGDGDYVWEGGKIPVDGLYIEEKREGVHPILFWSVFTLSTLGVIMALTFLIFNVYHQNVRYIKMSSPNMNNIIIVGCILVYISGVLFGLNKEDQRTSCQAEIWIVVIGFSLGFGAMFSKTWRVHVIFLNSNSTKRVIIRDRQLYGMVGFLLLIDFIILLTWQLVDPLTNQAHNLELEISPDFDTAIQLYVTTCTSQHITIWQGTMFGYKGLLLLFGAYLAWETRKVHIPALNDSKMIGLSVYNVIIPCALVIPILGLVHDRPTTQFALTSFLTIFCTTLTLCLVFVPKIMFLRTEDGNRVPTVSGSIGVEGAGNASPNVKPQEVTNSAEG, from the exons ATGAAGAGCAAAGACCGCTTCGTTTTCGCTTTTCTTCTGATCTTTTGTCATTACTGCCAAAGCAAAGAGACTCTTTTTATTGGAGGGCTATTCGGTCTCGACACGATTCTTGGAGGATGGAATTCGGCAGGGATCATACCTGCTGTTCAAATGGCTATCGATCACATCAACAACAGTTCACAATACCTGAGAGACTACCATTTGGAACTTCTAATAAAGGACTCCAAG TGCAGTGTTGGCGAAGCAGTACGGAGATCGGTGGAGTACATTTCATCTGGGAGACCTAAGATTATGTTCTTAGGTCCCGGATGTTCCAAGGCAGCGATACCAGTGGCCGAAGCGATTCATTACTGGAATATAGTGCAA ATTGGGTTCTCCAACTCCTCGCCCCTGCTTTCTTCAAAATTACTCTATCCCCTGTATTTCCGAACAAATCCCTCAGAAACGTTCTCCAATCTTGGTCGGATTGCAATTTTGCGGCGATTCAAATGGAAGAGAGTCGCCATCCTACAACAAAACAACGACGTGTTTACGGGAATCAGCAATTCTTTGGTTGATTTACTGGAGGCTGCTAACTTTTCTGTTCTCGCTTATGAGAGCTTTAAAGATCACCCAAGATTTGCCATAGAAAACCTTAAG AAAAAGGATGCTCGCGTAATATTCGCGTTTTTCTATCCATATCAACATTACATCACCTTTTGCGAG GCATACAAGCAGGGAATGTACGGACCCAAATACGTATGGATTTTAATTTCTGGTCGGAACCAAGCCAATTGGTGGAAACAGCAAAGTCATCTCGTTGACTGTACACCAGAGCAAGTCCGCAAAGGTCTTAGCAACAACATTGGAACGGGAGAATTAAAGCTTAGTCCACTTCCGGGACCAACCATTTGTGGCAAG ACTCCCCAGGAACTATACAACACCTACCGGAGGCGATTAAACGAGTCAGGGTATACAGAAAATACGTTTGCGTCGTTCGGATACGATGCTGCTTGGACATGCGCATTAACACTCGACGCTTCGATCCAAGAGCTTGAGAAACAGAACCTAAACTTGAGTGACTTCACTTACAGTCAAGCTAACATGAGCAAAATCTTTGTCAATACTATGAAAAGAATTTCATTCCGTGGTATGACG GGCCACGTGAAATTTGACAGTAACAACGATCGAATATCAAAGCTAGAAGTGCGTCAAATACAAG GTGACACAGAGAGAAGGGTGGGGTTTTATGACATGGAAACTGGAAATTACGAAGACAATGGCGACGGCGATTACGTGTGGGAAG GTGGAAAAATCCCTGTGGATGGCTTGTACATCGAGGAGAAGCGGGAGGGTGTCCAcccaattttgttttggtcCGTATTCACTTTATCAACTCTTGGTGTGATTATGGCACTAACCTTTCTCATATTCAATGTTTACCATCAAAATGTCAG ATATATCAAAATGTCCTCTCCCAATATGAACAACATAATTATCGTCGGTTGCATACTGGTGTATATCTCCGGTGTGCTATTCGGTTTGAACAAAGAGGACCAACGCACAAGTTGTCAG GCAGAAATATGGATTGTAGTGATTGGATTTAGTTTGGGTTTTGGAGCTATGTTTAGCAAGACGTGGCGAGTGCATGTGATTTTCCTTAATTCCAACAGTACAAAGAGA GTTATCATTCGAGACCGTCAGCTCTATGGCATGGTTGGTTTCCTTCTCTTGATTGACTTCATTATTCTCCTAACGTGGCAGTTAGTCGATCCATTAACCAATCAAGCTCATAACTTGGAACTGGAG ATATCACCAGATTTTGACACCGCTATACAACTTTATGTAACCACTTGCACCAGCCAACATATAACAATTTGGCAGGGAACCATGTTCGGATATAAAg GATTGCTGCTGTTATTTGGAGCTTACCTCGCCTGGGAAACCCGTAAAGTTCACATTCCTGCCTTAAACGACAGCAAAATGATTGGTCTATCTGTTTACAACGTCATCATTCCTTGCGCACTCGTGATACCTATTTTGGGCCTCGTCCATGATAGACCAACCACCCAGTTCGCTTTAACGTCTTTCCTGACCATCTTCTGTACGACTTTAACCCTTTGCCTCGTGTTTGTACCAAAG